The Candidatus Woesearchaeota archaeon genome includes a window with the following:
- a CDS encoding 50S ribosomal protein L18: protein MTSKIRTVPYRRKGAGKTDYRRRLKLLKSRTPRLVIRVSLKHIAAQAVSFSPEGDRVLASAHTRELAAHGWTYGNTNQPAAYLLGLLMGAKAKKAKITTLIPDLGLGKPVKRSVLYTVVKGVKDAGVHVPVADEVLPDEKRVNGEHISEYSKKIKAERSRYEKQFSGYIKKGLNPEDMPKRCQEIKAKLLKQ from the coding sequence ATGACCTCAAAAATACGAACCGTGCCGTACCGGCGCAAAGGAGCAGGGAAAACTGATTACCGGAGACGGCTCAAGCTCCTGAAATCGCGCACACCGCGCCTCGTGATTCGCGTATCGCTCAAGCACATTGCTGCGCAAGCAGTTTCATTTAGCCCGGAAGGCGACCGTGTCCTTGCATCAGCGCACACGCGCGAGCTTGCAGCGCATGGCTGGACCTATGGGAATACCAACCAGCCCGCAGCATACCTGCTGGGATTGCTCATGGGTGCAAAAGCAAAAAAGGCAAAAATAACCACACTCATTCCTGACCTTGGATTGGGAAAACCAGTCAAGAGATCCGTCTTGTATACTGTCGTCAAAGGAGTAAAAGATGCAGGCGTGCATGTGCCTGTTGCTGACGAAGTGCTGCCGGATGAGAAACGGGTGAATGGAGAGCATATCAGCGAGTATAGTAAAAAGATAAAAGCAGAACGATCACGCTATGAAAAACAGTTTTCCGGCTACATCAAAAAAGGGCTCAATCCTGAGGATATGCCGAAACGATGTCAAGAAATAAAAGCAAAATTGCTCAAACAATAA
- the rpsE gene encoding 30S ribosomal protein S5: MARTKKEPKQAQQAAPEAAAPEDIVEIPEITVEKEKEPAPVIVDPEAAIVIPAASTKEIESWTPKTEIGKKVKAGQLTDLKQIFEQGGRVQESQIIDALMPGAETDLLLVGQAKGKFGGGQRRVFKQTQKKTMEGNKPKFSAYAVVGNRNGFVGLGKGKAKETVPAREKAFRNARLNIRMIRRGCGSWQCNCRQPHSVPYTVVGSCGSVRVKLIPAPKGKGLIAEKECQKILRLAGIKDVWTKTFGNVGTKANLILACMDALEQLMKTKTLPVHIETLGIVDGPAGATGVYETPAEPAVVE; encoded by the coding sequence ATGGCACGCACGAAGAAAGAACCAAAACAAGCACAACAAGCAGCTCCTGAAGCTGCGGCACCGGAAGACATAGTTGAGATACCGGAAATAACCGTGGAAAAGGAAAAAGAGCCAGCACCAGTCATTGTTGATCCTGAAGCTGCAATAGTCATTCCTGCAGCAAGCACCAAAGAAATAGAGTCATGGACGCCAAAAACAGAGATAGGCAAGAAAGTTAAAGCGGGCCAGCTTACTGACCTTAAACAAATTTTTGAGCAGGGCGGCAGAGTGCAGGAATCACAGATAATTGACGCACTCATGCCCGGCGCTGAAACAGACCTACTCCTCGTCGGCCAAGCAAAAGGGAAATTTGGCGGCGGACAGCGGCGTGTGTTTAAGCAAACCCAGAAAAAAACAATGGAAGGAAACAAGCCGAAATTTTCCGCGTACGCGGTTGTCGGCAACCGCAATGGATTTGTGGGCCTCGGCAAGGGCAAGGCAAAAGAGACCGTGCCTGCACGTGAAAAAGCATTTAGAAATGCACGCCTCAACATCCGCATGATTCGACGTGGCTGTGGCTCATGGCAATGCAATTGCCGCCAGCCGCACAGCGTACCGTATACGGTTGTCGGCAGCTGCGGCTCAGTCCGCGTCAAGCTCATCCCAGCGCCAAAAGGTAAAGGGCTCATCGCTGAAAAAGAGTGCCAGAAGATACTGCGGCTTGCAGGCATCAAGGATGTCTGGACCAAGACGTTTGGAAACGTTGGCACGAAGGCAAATCTCATCCTCGCCTGTATGGATGCGCTCGAGCAGCTTATGAAGACGAAAACACTGCCGGTGCATATTGAAACACTGGGCATTGTTGATGGCCCTGCAGGTGCGACTGGTGTATATGAAACACCTGCTGAACCCGCAGTGGTGGAATAA
- a CDS encoding 50S ribosomal protein L19e, whose amino-acid sequence MHFTVQRRLAAAVLGCSPKKVWFDPAYLEKIKEAITSADIRGLIVAGKIQQKPDEPRSRGRARKRKSQRQKGRQKGFGSRRGRKTARTHPKEAWINRIRLQRLFLKELKDYARITQETYRTMYGRAKGGSYRSKRHLALFLEENNLFIKKETAKEKEAKKVNK is encoded by the coding sequence ATGCATTTTACCGTCCAGCGCCGATTGGCAGCAGCAGTGTTGGGATGCTCCCCGAAAAAGGTCTGGTTTGACCCAGCCTATTTGGAAAAGATAAAGGAAGCAATCACCTCGGCTGATATCCGCGGCCTTATTGTTGCAGGCAAAATCCAGCAAAAGCCGGATGAGCCACGCTCACGCGGCCGCGCACGAAAGCGAAAATCCCAGCGCCAAAAAGGGCGGCAGAAAGGGTTTGGAAGCCGTCGAGGCAGGAAGACTGCGCGTACGCATCCCAAAGAAGCATGGATAAATAGGATCAGACTCCAACGCCTGTTTTTGAAAGAGCTGAAAGACTATGCACGCATTACTCAAGAAACATATCGAACCATGTACGGCCGCGCAAAGGGTGGTTCATACAGAAGCAAGCGCCACCTTGCGCTGTTTTTGGAAGAGAACAACCTGTTTATAAAAAAAGAGACAGCAAAAGAAAAAGAAGCAAAAAAAGTGAACAAATAA
- a CDS encoding eL32 family ribosomal protein, translating into MADIKKLLETRKRLKLRKPFFLRQDKKRKTRVKGKWRRARGHQSKIREKRKGHINPPSTGYGAPRAVSGRDQAGRIPLVIENINGLARATKEHVVIVAAGVGTKKRVQLVEAAMKKGLTLSLKNPQNFIAEVAAGMKKRQDDRRLLFSEKEKKKKEGEQKAKEKAAEKKDPAEEVSEEERKKQEKKEIDQILTHTN; encoded by the coding sequence CATCAAAAAACTGTTGGAAACAAGAAAGCGGCTGAAACTGCGTAAGCCCTTTTTCCTGCGGCAGGATAAAAAAAGAAAGACGCGCGTGAAGGGAAAATGGCGGCGTGCACGCGGCCACCAATCGAAGATTCGTGAAAAAAGAAAGGGCCACATAAATCCTCCTTCAACTGGGTATGGCGCTCCTCGGGCAGTTAGTGGACGCGACCAAGCAGGTAGGATACCACTTGTTATTGAAAACATAAATGGACTTGCACGAGCAACAAAAGAGCACGTCGTGATTGTTGCCGCAGGAGTCGGCACTAAAAAAAGAGTGCAGCTTGTTGAAGCAGCCATGAAAAAAGGCCTTACGCTTTCACTCAAAAATCCTCAGAACTTCATCGCTGAAGTTGCTGCGGGAATGAAAAAACGCCAGGATGACCGCCGACTGCTTTTCTCTGAAAAAGAGAAAAAGAAGAAAGAAGGCGAACAAAAGGCAAAGGAAAAGGCGGCAGAAAAAAAAGATCCTGCTGAAGAAGTGAGTGAAGAAGAGCGAAAAAAACAAGAAAAAAAAGAAATTGACCAGATTTTAACGCACACAAACTAA